Within the Deltaproteobacteria bacterium genome, the region CGGGACGTCGCCGTAGCCGACGCGGCCGCATGGACGCGGGCTCGGGTGCGCGCGGCGCCCGAGCCCGCCGTCCGCTCACCCCCGCGCGCCCGACGTGACGCGCGGGTGGCGGGCGAGGTCGCGGTGCGTGGCGACGTCGCGGAAGCCGGCGCCGGCGAGGTGTGCGGCGACCGCGCCGGCCTGATCGGCCGCGTGTTCGAGCGCGATCGCGCCGCCGGCCGCGAGGTGGGCGGGCGCGGCGGCGACGAGCCGCGCGATGACGGCCAGCCCGTCGGCACCGCCGTCGAGCGCGAGCCGCGGTTCGCGCCGCACGTCGGCGGGCAGCTGCGCCAGTTCGGCCGTCGGGATGTAGGGCAAGTTGGCGACGATGAGGTCGAACGCGTCGCCGGCCGGCAACGCCGCGGTCAGGTCGCCGCGGGCGAGCGACACGCGGCCGCCGACCCCGTGGCGGTCGACGTTGCGCGCGGCGACGGCCAGCGCGGCGTCGGACACGTCGGTGGCGACGACCGACGCGCGCGGCAGCTCGCGGGCGAGCGCGATGGCGACCGCCCCGGAGCCGGTGCCGATGTCCGCGATGCGCACCTCGGCGTCGGCCCGCGCCCCTCGCCCGCCGACGCGCGCGTCGACGAGGTCGAGCGCCACCTGTACGAGGGTCTCGGTGTCCGGCCGCGGTACGAGGACGTCCGGCGTGACCGCCAGCGGCACCGACCAGAACTCGCGCTCGCCGACCAGGTACGCGACCGGCTCGCCGGCGAGGCGCCGTCGGATCAGCCCGCGGTAGGCGGCCAGTTCGCCGGCCGCCAGCGGCTTGTCGAACGCCGTGTACAGCGCGACGCGGTCGCAGCGCAACACGTGCGCGAGCAACACCTGCGCGTCGAGGCGCGCCGACGCGATGCCGGCCTCGGCGAACCGGCGGGTGGTCCAGTCGAGCACGGCCAGCGGGGTCCACGTCCGTTCGGGCATGCGGCGCCGGGGGTGTACCACAGGCGGGCGCGGGCCGCCGCGCCGGGGCGGCCGGCCGCTGGCCGTGCCCGCCGCCGCGCGCGCCGCGGCTGGTATAGTCGCGGCCGCCGAACCAGCTTCCAACCCGGGAGTCGACATGCTCGCACTGCGCATGCGCCAGAAGGAGTCGGAGTTTTACTTCGTGAGCTACCCGGCGGCCGACCTGCTGCCGAAGGTCCGCTTCGTCACTCGGTTCTACGGCGACCGCGGCCAACAGGTCGGCGGCCAGCGCCGCAAGGAGCCGGACGACGTCGAGCGGTTCGTCCAGGCGATCGAGGGCAACGCGAAGGCGTTTCAGCGCGAACTCAACCGGCGCAAGGTGCGCCAGATCCGCGACTTCTACCGCAACGAGACGCGCCAGCCGCTGGTGCCCGGCGCGGTGCTGTTGTACACGTCCGAGACGCTCCGATTCGACCCGCTCGGCCAGTATCAGCGCGTCGGCGACCTGGCCGAGCCGTCTGAGCCGTTTTTGATCATCGACGGCCAGCACCGCCTCGCCGGCCTGCACTTCTACCTGCAGGACCCGGACGCGGACCGGCAGATCGAGGTTCCGTGCGTCGTGTTCGACGGCAAGACGGCGGACTTCGCCACCGAGATGTTCGTCATCATCAACTCGACCCACACCCGGATCAACAAGTCGCACCTGGTCGACCTGTACGAAAAGATCGAGTGGGGGACCGACCCGGAAAAGAAGTACGCGGCGAGCCTCGTGCGCGCGCTGTACGAGGAGTCCGACTCGCCGGTTCGCTACCACATCAGCATGCTCGGCGGACGCGCCCAGGGCGAGATGTGGATCAACCAGGCGCAGCTTTTCGGCGAGGTCCATCGCCTCGTGCGCCGCGACGAGGTCGCGCCGTTCATCCGCGACGGTCGCGGCTACAATCGCCGGCGCGGGTATGCGTTCGTGCGCGACGTGCTGCGCGCCGCCCGCGCCGCGTTCGGCGACGCGTGGGGCGACAACAAGCGCTACATGGTCACACGCGACGTGACGCTCAAGGCGCTCGTCCGCATCGCCGGCGACGTCGCGAGCGCCGCCGATGCGCTCGGCATCGAGCCGGGCGACGCCATCGAAGGCGTGCTCCGCGATCGCTTCGCGCCGTGGTCCGACCACGTCCGCGAGTTCCAGCGCGATGGCTTCTACGAGCGGTTCCCCGCCCGCGGCCAGGCCGAGCGGGTCGACCGCATCCGCCGCCACCTGCGCAAGCTCGCTCGCCTCGGCGGCTGAGCGGCCGGCGGCTCACACGCCGAGAAACAGCCGATTGCCGAAGTTCGGCTCGAGTTCGGAGTCGAAAATCTTTTGCGCGGCGGCGTCGATGTCGTACTCGACGCGGCGAAACTCGAACGTCTTGGCGTCCGTGTCGTAGATCGTGTAGCTGGCGCGGTTGTCGTAGTCGCGCGGCTGGCCGACGGAGCCGACGCTGATGATGTACTTGTGGCCGGGCCGGATCTCGAAGGTCGGCGCGACCACCTCGAACACCTCGGTCGGGGTGAGCGCGAACGCCTTGCACAGGTGGGAGTGCCCGATGAACGTGACCGTGCCCAACTCGTCCCAGATGTCGTGGCACTGCGCCGCCTGCTCCTGCGAGAAGATGTACTCGAACTCCTCGAGGTTGACCGGCGAGCCGTGGCAAAACAGCAAATCGTCCTGCTTGCGCGAGTACGGCAGCGACTTGAGCCACGCCATGTTCTCGGGGGACAGCTGCTTGGCGTGCAGATCCAACGCATTGCGCGCCGCGTCGTAATAGTACGAGTAGTCCATGCGGCCGGCGACCGCGGCGTCGTGGTTGCCGAGGATCGTGAACGCGGCGAGCTCGCGGATGATGTCGCAGCACTCGTTGGGGGACGCGCCGTATCCCACCGTGTCGCCCAGGCACACGTACTGGTCGATGCGCTCGGATTCATAGGCGCGAACGACGGCGGTGAGCGCCTCGATGTTCGCGTGCGTGTCAGAAAAGATGCCGATGCGCATCCGGTTCCCCGGCAGTCTACCACGGGGCCACCCTGCTCCGCTCGGCGGCGCACTGCCTTCGCCGCCGCCGGTCGCGCGACGGTCGACGGCGCGGCCGGATGCGTCACGTCGGAATCAGGTCGCGCTCGTCCAGCACCTCGGCGTCCGCCTCGATGAGATCGGCCTCGTCGAGCAACAGCGCATCGTCGTCGTCGGGGACACCGTCGCGGTTCATCGCCTCGAAGAACTTGCGCGAGAAGGCGCGATTGACGGTCTGGTCGCGCGGCGCCTCCGGGCCGCGGACGGTTCGGTCGTCGCTGCCGGCCAGCGGCGCCAACTCGAGCGCGTGACGCGCGACGCCCGCAGCCACCGGATCGCGGCCGCGCGACAGCGTCTCGACCGGATCGCGACCGCCGCGCGCGGCCACGTGCGCGAGCGCCCACGCCAACCGCTCGCGGCCTCGGTCGTCCTGGTCGCGCAGGCGCGCGACGAGCGACATGACCGCCGAGCCGCCGAACTCGCCCACCGCCCGGGCGATCTCGCGCCAGATCTCGGTCGGCTCCGCCAACAGCAGGTCGCACACCGCCTCGATCCCCGCCTCGGTCTTGAGCACGCCGAGCGCGAGCGCGCAGCCATGGCGGATGAACGCCTTGCCGCTGAGCAACCCGGCGATGAGCGCGTCCTCGGCGGCGGCGCCGTAGCGCACGACGTTGCCGAGCACCGCGACGGCCTCGGCGCGCGTCATGTCCTCGAGCGCCCGGAACGTCGGCGCGATGCCCGCCGGGTCGCCGCGCGTCGCCAACTCCACCGCCGCGTCGCGCCGCCGGCGCGGGTCGGACAGGGCGTCGATCAACTCGGGCACGGACATCGCCGCCGGCGCGATGACCTGTTGCGCCGCCGGCGCCGGCTGGCCGGGCCGCGCAGCGGGCGCGGCGGACGCGTCTGCGCCGATCGTGCCGGCGACCACCGCCGGCGCGGCAGCACTGCGGCCGGGGTCGACCTCGTCGAGCGCCCGCCAGTTTTCGGCGATTGCCTCCGGCGACAGGCCCGGCGCCCCGGCGTCGACCGTCCGCTGGAACGCGGCGCGCAGCCGGCCGACGAGTTCCCGGCGCGAACGCGCGGCTCCGGCGCTCACCGCGATCTGAGCGAGCGCGGTGCCGGGCCACAGCCCGACGTCCACCGCCCGCAGCACCACCTGTGTGCGAAGCGCATTCCACTGCGCCAGCGGCTCGCCCCACACCAGCACGAGCAGCTCTTCGAGTTCCGGCGCGGAGAACCGCGCGACCAGGTCGAGCGCGGCGCGCACCTGGCCGGGGGTGTCGAGCGCGGCGAGTTGGTCGCGGCGAAACAGCGCGCGCTCCGGCCGCGACCGGCCGGTGCGATCGAAGTCCGGATCGCTCCACATGAGACTCGCGCGGGTAAACGAACGATCGATTTCCGGGATCGACAACAGGTGGTTTTCCGCGACCGCGAGCGCATAGCGCACGTTGTCGGCGAGATCGGCGGTCACCCGGCGGCGTTGCACCGGCAGGTACTCTCGGTCGAACAGGTGCAGCTCGAACGAAAACTCGCGACCGAGCGCGCTCAAGACCGCGCGATCGCCGTCGTCGGCGATGTCGAACACGAACGCGAACGCGGTGTCGAGCTTGTCCTCGGGCGCCACCGACAGCGCGATGAGCGGGTACGTCGGCAGTTTGTGCACCTGCAACCACGGCCGCGCGCCCGCGGCCATCATCACCTCGAGTTCCTCTGCCGTCGCGCTCGCGGCCAACCGCACTCCACTGCCGTCGACGTACTTGAGGTCGGGCTCGCGCGAGACGATCCAGCGCTCGATGACCACGTCGGTCGCGCCGCCGACGGTCGTCGCCTCCAGATCGGTCGGCACGCGATCGGTCGGCCCGTGGTCCGGCGGAACCTCGTCCTCCTCCTCCTCGACGATCTGGTCGGCGGACACCTCCGGGATCGCCGCCTGCCGCGCCGTCGCCACGTCGACGTCGTCGTCGCTGGCGACCACGACCACCCGGCGGCTGTCGACCGCGCCGCCGCCCGGATCGGTCCCTTCCCGCTCGAGCTCGGCCAGCTCCCGCTTGCTCATCAGCTCGAGCGGATTGGTCTCGACCTCGACGTGCCACGGGGTCGGCGCCGGCAGCGGCGTGCCGTCCGGGTCCGGCGACGCGGGCGCCAGCGGCGACGGGTCGACGCGCGGCGACGGTGCGGACACGGCCGGCGGGCGCGCCTCCGGAGGTGCGGGCGCGGCCGGGCCCGGCGGGCGCGCGGCCGCCACGGTCGGAGGCGGCGACGGGTCGCGCTTCGCGGCGGCGCGCTCGGCGCGCGCCTGCAGCTCCTGGTTGCGGCGCTCGAGGTCCGCGACGACGCGCTCGAGTTCGGCGCGCTCCGCGCGGAAGGCGCGCTCGTCCTCCTCGAGCCGGGCGCGGCGGGCCGACAGCTCCCGCTCGAGTTCGATCGCCTTGGCCTCCCGCTCGGCGCGGTCGGCGCGCTCGGCCAGGTAATCCGCCAGGCCGTCGGAGCCGAACACGACCGCGAAGTCGCGCACGTAGGCCGGCACCTCGTACTCGCAGTCGTCGGCGAGTTCGGCGAGCAGGTCGGCGCGCTCGATCAGCTCGCGATGGCGCGCCGACTCCGGCAGAACGAGCGCGAAGATGCGCGCGTCCGGATCGTGGTAGACGACCGGGACGTGAACCGGCGCCGGATCCCGGTCGCCGCAGCGCGCGAAGTTCACGCCCGCGGTGCGCAGCCGCCGCGCCAGGTCCGGATGCGTGCGCGCGTTGACACAGCGATAGACCTCGATGGGAACGGCCGTGCCATCCGGGCACGAGTACAGCAACCGCTCGGTCCGGGTCTGGCCGACCGAGCCGCGGTATTCCCCTCCGTGGGCCCCCCTGGGCATCGTTCGATCGTTACCACAGACGTGTGGCTGCGCGCACCCGTCCCGACCCCGCCCGCTTCGCCCGCGGACGGTTCGCCGCGGCGCCCCGCCGCTTGACCGCGCCGCCGCGCGTGGCACCATGGCGCCGATGAACCCGGACACGCCGCGCGAGATCGACGAGTACGCGCAAAACCTCGTCGAGTACGTCGAGCGAGCCCTCGGCGTGCGGCTCGACTACGCCAGCGAGACCCTCCCGGTGCTCGACCACTACGTCCGCCAGGTGCCGACCGACCACCCCGGCGCCCGCGCGCTGGTGATCGCCACGGCCGGCGCGTACTACGGCGAGGTCGTCCGCGCGCGCGTCGGCGGCTCGTGGGTGGAGCACGGCGAGCCGGGGAACTGGCGCCTGGTGCTGCCGGGCGGCCTGTCGTTTTCGCCGGCCGGTTTCGTCGCCGCGGCGATCGCGGGCGGCGAGGTGGACGACTACGACACCGGCTTCGACGCGCCGCCGAAGATGCGGCACCACTTCGAGGCCGCGCTCGACGCGATGGCGCCGATGACCGAGCGCGAGTACTACTCGCTGTCGACCCGGTTCGACACGATCGAGCACTTGCAAGACGTCGTGCTCGCGCGCGCGGCGGCCGAAAAGGCCAAGGGCCGCCGCGAGTGACGTCGCGGCGGCCGGAGGCCGGACGCGGGCACGTCAGAAGGCGTAGCCGAACCGGAGGTATCCGTTGACGAACGCCGGATCGTCCGAGCCCCCCGCGTCGCGCGCCAGGTTGCGACCGGCGCCGGTGGCCACGGCCAGGTTGAAGCCGCCGTCCCACATCCAGTGCCAGCCGACGAGCACCTGCGGGCCGTACACCGTGTCGGTGTCGTCGCGGCAGTCCGCGCAGC harbors:
- a CDS encoding metallophosphoesterase, with the protein product MRIGIFSDTHANIEALTAVVRAYESERIDQYVCLGDTVGYGASPNECCDIIRELAAFTILGNHDAAVAGRMDYSYYYDAARNALDLHAKQLSPENMAWLKSLPYSRKQDDLLFCHGSPVNLEEFEYIFSQEQAAQCHDIWDELGTVTFIGHSHLCKAFALTPTEVFEVVAPTFEIRPGHKYIISVGSVGQPRDYDNRASYTIYDTDAKTFEFRRVEYDIDAAAQKIFDSELEPNFGNRLFLGV
- the prmC gene encoding peptide chain release factor N(5)-glutamine methyltransferase, with translation MRSASMSTPGLEAGSAAATIPAAARAAAGTASGRPPRRGGPRPPVVHPRRRMPERTWTPLAVLDWTTRRFAEAGIASARLDAQVLLAHVLRCDRVALYTAFDKPLAAGELAAYRGLIRRRLAGEPVAYLVGEREFWSVPLAVTPDVLVPRPDTETLVQVALDLVDARVGGRGARADAEVRIADIGTGSGAVAIALARELPRASVVATDVSDAALAVAARNVDRHGVGGRVSLARGDLTAALPAGDAFDLIVANLPYIPTAELAQLPADVRREPRLALDGGADGLAVIARLVAAAPAHLAAGGAIALEHAADQAGAVAAHLAGAGFRDVATHRDLARHPRVTSGARG
- a CDS encoding DGQHR domain-containing protein, with the protein product MSNAVYSATRSQRNTCASNTCASRRADAMPASANRRVVQSSTASGVHVRSGMRRRGCTTGGRGPPRRGGRPLAVPAAARAAAGIVAAAEPASNPGVDMLALRMRQKESEFYFVSYPAADLLPKVRFVTRFYGDRGQQVGGQRRKEPDDVERFVQAIEGNAKAFQRELNRRKVRQIRDFYRNETRQPLVPGAVLLYTSETLRFDPLGQYQRVGDLAEPSEPFLIIDGQHRLAGLHFYLQDPDADRQIEVPCVVFDGKTADFATEMFVIINSTHTRINKSHLVDLYEKIEWGTDPEKKYAASLVRALYEESDSPVRYHISMLGGRAQGEMWINQAQLFGEVHRLVRRDEVAPFIRDGRGYNRRRGYAFVRDVLRAARAAFGDAWGDNKRYMVTRDVTLKALVRIAGDVASAADALGIEPGDAIEGVLRDRFAPWSDHVREFQRDGFYERFPARGQAERVDRIRRHLRKLARLGG